One Fusarium musae strain F31 chromosome 6, whole genome shotgun sequence DNA segment encodes these proteins:
- a CDS encoding hypothetical protein (EggNog:ENOG41), which yields MPPRNNRPRNSRPDSRPRNDRPLRPEADSYRPGDRHDLPPRPPPRDNYGHSDSYRPRVPQGDFTFRVDKPAGMPDFPADYRGPSERRGPRRDGGRGGRGRGRGGRKWQPPPHPSERALVSGATANMPEERLGEEGAAKFRDVDELSDDDELEMDISSSSETEGPSKKRAKTGDDGSADTVPKWSNPDPYTALPCPDESTRKKRDMVKLIRKARVEDQSEKLAASTEAEDFISFDLTEDEESSEEEEEAPPPPPREPPPPPPPNAPSGPRAETARLPEKPRAPANGTLDTARRNDPLGSRKRTADDEIKPPDYGQLKKATTKPSKGALLPSWQPKTTEDPCPWDTVDHSATMNMPFRLHKEIIDFYEYVRPRDFEQRIRDNLVENLRKAMRRDGRNFASASVHPFGSFMSGLYLPTADMDLVVCSASFMRGGPPTYLSAKSWLYKFQKFLTSQHVADQHSIEVIAHARVPLVKYVDKQTGLKVDVSFENLGGVNAVDTFLEWKAQYPAMPILVTVIKHFLLMRGLNEPVNGGIGGFTVICLVVSMLQLMPQVQSRNLIPEHHLGEMLLEFFHLYGREFRHDTNAISLTRPIGYIRKSEVRSLTYKNYDRLSIIDPNNSGNDISGGSSNTVAILDRFKGAFNLLRDRMDEIARDPNQGNILEVILKGDYSSFRMQRDFLRHVHEKHIGPCSS from the exons ATGCCGCCGCGCAATAACAGGCCGCGCAACTCGCGTCCCGACTCGCGCCCAAGAAACGACCGTCCTCTGCGTCCCGAAGCCGACAGCTATCGACCCGGCGACAGGCACGACTTGCCTCCTCGACCGCCGCCCCGCGATAATTATGGCCACTCCGATTCATACCGCCCGCGCGTGCCGCAGGGCGACTTTACCTTTCGTGTAGACAAGCCAGCTGGCATGCCTGATTTCCCGGCTGATTATCGTGGGCCGTCTGAAAGGAGAGGGCCGCGTCGCGATGGTGGTCGTGGTGGCCGAGGTCGGGGTCGTGGAGGAAGGAAATGGCAACCTCCGCCTCACCCGTCTGAACGCGCTTTGGTATCTGGAGCGACTGCGAATATGCCCGAGGAGcgacttggagaagaaggcgcTGCCAAATTCCgcgatgtcgatgagctatcagacgacgatgagctcgagatggacatttcttcatcttccgagACAGAAGGACCTTCCAAGAAACGTGCCAAAACTGGAGACGATGGATCTGCCGATACTGTACCTAAGTGGTCAAATCCCGATCCCTACACTGCCCTCCCATGTCCCGACGAGAGCACCCGCAAGAAACGTGATATGGTCAAATTGATCCGAAAAGCGCGCGTGGAAGACCAGTCGGAGAAACTAGCTGCTTCAACCGAAGCCGAGGACTTTATCTCGTTTGACCtgacagaagatgaagagagcagtgaagaagaggaggaagcacCGCCGCCTCCCCCGCGCGAACCACCCCCGCCACCGCCTCCGAATGCGCCCTCTGGACCGAGAGCTGAGACTGCGCGTTTGCCCGAGAAGCCACGAGCGCCTGCTAATGGGACTCTGGATACGGCGCGAAGAAATGATCCGCTTGGATCTCGAAAGCGGACTGCggacgatgagatcaagCCTCCTGATTATGGACAATTGAAGAAGGCTACGACGAAGCCTTCGAAAGGTGCGCTCTTGCCCAGTTGGCAGCCAAAGACAACCGAGGACCCATGTCCTTGGGATACTGTCGATCACTCTGCTACCATGAACATGCCATTCCG ATTACACAAGGAAATCATCGACTTCTACGAGTACGTCAGACCCCGCGATTTCGAACAGCGAATCCGTGACAACCTGGTCGAGAACCTTCGAAAGGCCATGCGACGCGACGGAAGGAACTTCGCGAGCGCCTCGGTCCACCCCTTCGGTTCCTTCATGTCAGGCCTCTACCTCCCCACCGCAGACATGGATCTAGTCGTCTGCTCCGCAAGCTTCATGCGAGGCGGCCCCCCAACGTACCTGTCGGCAAAGAGCTGGCTGTACAAGTTCCAGAAGTTCCTCACCAGCCAACACGTAGCTGACCAACACTCCATCGAGGTTATTGCCCACGCTAGAGTTCCGTTAGTCAAATACGTTGACAAGCAGACTGGTCTCAAGGTTGATGTGTCGTTTGAGAACTTGGGCGGTGTCAATGCTGTCGACACGTTCCTTGAGTGGAAGGCCCAATATCCTGCCATGCCTATCCTGGTGACTGTGATCAAACATTTCCTGCTCATGCGTGGTCTGAATGAACCTGTGAATGGAGGAATAGGCGGTTTCACCGTGATTTGCTTGGTTGTGAGCATGTTGCAGCTTATGCCACAGGTACAGAGTCGAAACCTCATCCCGGAGCATCATCTCGGCGAGATGCTTCTCGAGTTCTTCCATCTCTACGGCCGCGAATTCCGCCACGACACCAACGCCATTTCCCTGACCAGACCAATTGGGTACATCCGAAAG TCCGAGGTCCGAAGCCTCACGTATAAGAACTACGACCGCCTCTCCATCATCGATCCCAACAACTCGGGCAACGACATCTCCGGCGGCTCATCTAACACCGTAGCCATCCTTGACCGCTTCAAAGGCGCCTTCAATCTCCTACGTGACAGAATGGACGAGATTGCCCGTGATCCCAACCAGGGCAACATTCTCGAAGTGATTCTCAAAGGCGACTACTCCTCCTTCAGAATGCAGCGAGATTTCCTCCGCCACGTACATGAGAAGCACATCGgaccttgttcttcctgA